One region of Citrus sinensis cultivar Valencia sweet orange chromosome 6, DVS_A1.0, whole genome shotgun sequence genomic DNA includes:
- the LOC112498633 gene encoding putative ubiquitin-like-specific protease 1B → MDGREDLMSKPFTDVDMIFIPVNLDGDHWVLARADLRARRMQIYDSLVTFREDKTYLHKFKPLQVVFPQWLQDVGFYNIRLELQSADSWKVRIVKDVPQQEPGSSDCGVFMLMFTMYLMFGLKLDFDSSHGHYFRKKIAVDIFTGDIAL, encoded by the exons ATGGATGGGCGGGAAGATCTCATGTCCAAACCGTTTACGGATGTTGATATG aTATTCATCCCTGTGAATTTGGATGGCGATCATTGGGTACTAGCTCGAGCGGACCTTCGCGCGAGAAGGATGCAGATTTACGACTCGTTGGTTACCTTTCGCGAGGACAAAACATATTTGCATAAATTCAAACCTCTTCAGGTCGTCTTCCCTCAATGGCTTCAAGATGTTGGATTCTATAACATTCGACTTGAGCTGCAGAGTGCCGACTCTTGGAAAGTAAGAATCGTTAAGGATGTGCCCCAACAAGAACCTGGAAGTAGTGATTGCGGTGTATTTATGTTGATGTTTACAATGTATTTGATGTTCGGGCTAAAACTTGATTTTGATAGTAGCCACGGGCATTACTTCAGGAAGAAAATTGCTGTAGATATATTCACGGGCGATATTGCCTTGTAA